The following are from one region of the Euleptes europaea isolate rEulEur1 chromosome 11, rEulEur1.hap1, whole genome shotgun sequence genome:
- the AHR gene encoding aryl hydrocarbon receptor isoform X2, with translation MNPSVTYASRKRRKPVQKIVKPSPPEGAKSNPSKRHRDRLNAELDRLAGLLPFPQDVIAKLDKLSVLRLSVSYLRAKSFFDVTLKSSGSSKLDRNGILDKCRPTKPGENIHLLEGELLLQALNGFVLVVTSDALIFYVSSTIQDYLGFQQSDIIHQSVFELIHTEDRPEFQRQLHWALNPTQSTDSGQMIEGDNGFSQSATYYNPEQLPPENSSFMERNFICRLRCLLDNSSGFLAMNFQGRLKFLHGQNKKGKDGASISPQLALFAVASPLQPPSILEIRTKNFIFRTKHKLDFTPIGCDAKGRIVLGYTEAELCMRGTGYQFIHAADMLYCAENHVRMIKTGESGMTVFRLLTKENRWAWVQANARLVYKNGRPDYIIATQRPITDEEGSEHLRKRNMKLPFMFATGEAVLYEMTFPQLGLMDSSQAKAKSGFGKGAASKAAQPKDSVDPSSLLGAMMQQDESVYRCPPASNKISFEKNIFTDARDELGNAIASDWQDNIVPVGNSSIPKQEQISCPQNNNLMLSEDSAGLFQDNKNSELYHIMKTLGIDFEDLKYFQQDEEFFKNELSGVDDIRDIDITDEILTYVQDSLNKTDLLYSGCQQQQPMVQNSSCLMQQQLEQHPPVAEQRQLCQKMKHMQVNGMFTNWNSVSSMPLNASQQQSLPCVFSGMQELTQEFPCKSEVNTATYACRQEFIPYKHPTNVSQVSDFAQIDFPVGSFDRATYSGSSGLEDFLGCLQQVPESQDCGINSQPVIVTPQTCYAGAVSMYQCVSEMQTDCTEQMQYNPVVAGQQTLLSKNNFNGGSLNDAYPPQLDVVSTQPSTHLQPIHHPAESRSFSDLASSGFM, from the exons TTACATTAAAGTCATCAGGTTCTTCAAAACTTGATAGAAATGGCATCCTGGACAAATGCCGACCTACTAAACCTGGAGAAAATATACATCTACTAGAAGGAGAACTTTTACTACAG GCATTAAATGGCTTCGTTTTGGTGGTCACATCCGACGCACTCATATTTTATGTCTCTTCTACAATCCAGGATTACTTGGGTTTCCAGCAG TCTGACATTATACACCAGAGTGTATTTGAATTAATTCACACAGAAGACAGACCAGAATTCCAGCGCCAGCTTCACTGGGCTCTTAATCCAACTCAGTCTACAGATTCTGGACAAATGATAGAAG GAGATAATGGCTTTTCACAGTCAGCAACCTATTATAACCCAGAACAGCTACCTCCAGAGAATTCTTCGTTTATGGAACGAAACTTCATCTGCAGATTACGTTGCCTCCTGGATAATTCTTCTGGCTTCTTG GCCATGAATTTTCAAGGGAGATTAAAGTTTCTTCATGGTCAGAACAAGAAGGGTAAAGATGGAGCTTCTATATCTCCTCAGTTGGCTTTATTTGCTGTAGCCAGTCCTCTTCAGCCTCCTTCCATCCTTGAAATACGTACCAAAAACTTCATCTTCCGAACAAAGCACAAACTGGACTTCACACCTATAGGATGTGATGCAAA AGGACGAATTGTGCTGGGTTACACCGAAGCAGAACTGTGCATGAGAGGAACAGGATATCAGTTTATCCATGCAGCTGATATGCTTTATTGTGCTGAGAATCACGTCCGAA TGATAAAGACAGGAGAAAGTGGCATGACTGTATTTAGACTTCTTACCAAAGAAAATCGATGGGCCTGGGTTCAAGCAAATGCACGCCTGGTTTACAAAAATGGAAGACCAGATTATATTATTGCCACTCAGAGACCTATTAC AGATGAAGAAGGGTCAGAGCACTTACGGAAGcgaaacatgaagctgcccttcATGTTCGCTACAGGTGAGGCCGTCTTATATGAAATGACATTTCCTCAGCTTGGATTAATGGATTCTTCTCAAGCAAAGGCTAAAAGCGGCTTTGGAAAAGGAGCAGCCTCCAAGGCTGCGCAACCCAAAGACTCTGTTGATCCCAGCTCGCTTTTGGGAGCAATGATGCAGCAGGATGAATCTGTGTACCGCTGCCCACCTGCTTCCAACAAAATTTCTTTTGAGAAGAACATTTTTACAGATGCCAGGGATGAACTGGGTAATGCCATTGCCAGTGATTGGCAGGATAATATTGTGCCAGTGGGAAATAGCAGCATTCCCAAACAAGAGCAGATTTCGTGTCCACAGAACAATAACTTGATGCTTTCTGAAGACAGTGCGGGGCTCTTTCAGGATAACAAGAACAGTGAATTGTATCACATCATGAAAACACTGGGCATTGACTTCGAAGATCTAAAATATTTTCAGCAGgatgaagaattttttaaaaatgaactttcTGGTGTGGATGATATTAGAGACATAGACATTACTGATGAAATCTTGACCTACGTTCAGGATTCCTTAAATAAGACTGACCTTTTGTATTCAGGGTGCCAGCAGCAACAGCCCATGGTTCAGAACTCTAGCTGCTTAATGCAGCAGCAATTGGAGCAACACCCACCAGTGGCAGAACAAAGGCAGCTGTGTCAGAAGATGAAGCACATGCAGGTCAATGGGATGTTCACAAACTGGAACTCAGTCAGCAGCATGCCTCTTAATGCTTCACAGCAACAGTCTCTCCCGTGTGTCTTTTCTGGCATGCAAGAATTAACTCAGGAGTTCCCTTGCAAGTCTGAAGTCAACACTGCAACGTATGCATGTCGGCAAGAGTTTATTCCTTACAAGCACCCCACGAACGTGTCCCAAGTTTCAGATTTCGCACAGATAGATTTTCCAGTAGGAAGTTTTGACAGAGCAACGTATTCAGGTTCTTCTGGCTTGGAGGATTTTCTCGGTTGTTTGCAGCAAGTCCCTGAAAGTCAAGATTGTGGAATAAATTCTCAGCCGGTTATAGTAACTCCTCAGACATGCTATGCTGGTGCTGTATCAATGTACCAGTGTGTTTCTGAAATGCAGACTGACTGCACAGAACAAATGCAGTATAATCCCGTGGTGGCTGGACAGCAAACATTGCTAAGCAAG AACAATTTTAATGGAGGAAGCCTGAATGATGCATATCCACCACAATTAGATGTCGTCAGCACCCAGCCTAGCACACACCTCCAGCCTATTCATCACCCAGCAGAATCCAGATCTTTCTCAGATTTGGCATCCAGTGGTTTTATGTAA
- the AHR gene encoding aryl hydrocarbon receptor isoform X1, with product MNPSVTYASRKRRKPVQKIVKPSPPEGAKSNPSKRHRDRLNAELDRLAGLLPFPQDVIAKLDKLSVLRLSVSYLRAKSFFDVTLKSSGSSKLDRNGILDKCRPTKPGENIHLLEGELLLQALNGFVLVVTSDALIFYVSSTIQDYLGFQQSDIIHQSVFELIHTEDRPEFQRQLHWALNPTQSTDSGQMIEGDNGFSQSATYYNPEQLPPENSSFMERNFICRLRCLLDNSSGFLAMNFQGRLKFLHGQNKKGKDGASISPQLALFAVASPLQPPSILEIRTKNFIFRTKHKLDFTPIGCDAKGRIVLGYTEAELCMRGTGYQFIHAADMLYCAENHVRMIKTGESGMTVFRLLTKENRWAWVQANARLVYKNGRPDYIIATQRPITDEEGSEHLRKRNMKLPFMFATGEAVLYEMTFPQLGLMDSSQAKAKSGFGKGAASKAAQPKDSVDPSSLLGAMMQQDESVYRCPPASNKISFEKNIFTDARDELGNAIASDWQDNIVPVGNSSIPKQEQISCPQNNNLMLSEDSAGLFQDNKNSELYHIMKTLGIDFEDLKYFQQDEEFFKNELSGVDDIRDIDITDEILTYVQDSLNKTDLLYSGCQQQQPMVQNSSCLMQQQLEQHPPVAEQRQLCQKMKHMQVNGMFTNWNSVSSMPLNASQQQSLPCVFSGMQELTQEFPCKSEVNTATYACRQEFIPYKHPTNVSQVSDFAQIDFPVGSFDRATYSGSSGLEDFLGCLQQVPESQDCGINSQPVIVTPQTCYAGAVSMYQCVSEMQTDCTEQMQYNPVVAGQQTLLSKFQNNFNGGSLNDAYPPQLDVVSTQPSTHLQPIHHPAESRSFSDLASSGFM from the exons TTACATTAAAGTCATCAGGTTCTTCAAAACTTGATAGAAATGGCATCCTGGACAAATGCCGACCTACTAAACCTGGAGAAAATATACATCTACTAGAAGGAGAACTTTTACTACAG GCATTAAATGGCTTCGTTTTGGTGGTCACATCCGACGCACTCATATTTTATGTCTCTTCTACAATCCAGGATTACTTGGGTTTCCAGCAG TCTGACATTATACACCAGAGTGTATTTGAATTAATTCACACAGAAGACAGACCAGAATTCCAGCGCCAGCTTCACTGGGCTCTTAATCCAACTCAGTCTACAGATTCTGGACAAATGATAGAAG GAGATAATGGCTTTTCACAGTCAGCAACCTATTATAACCCAGAACAGCTACCTCCAGAGAATTCTTCGTTTATGGAACGAAACTTCATCTGCAGATTACGTTGCCTCCTGGATAATTCTTCTGGCTTCTTG GCCATGAATTTTCAAGGGAGATTAAAGTTTCTTCATGGTCAGAACAAGAAGGGTAAAGATGGAGCTTCTATATCTCCTCAGTTGGCTTTATTTGCTGTAGCCAGTCCTCTTCAGCCTCCTTCCATCCTTGAAATACGTACCAAAAACTTCATCTTCCGAACAAAGCACAAACTGGACTTCACACCTATAGGATGTGATGCAAA AGGACGAATTGTGCTGGGTTACACCGAAGCAGAACTGTGCATGAGAGGAACAGGATATCAGTTTATCCATGCAGCTGATATGCTTTATTGTGCTGAGAATCACGTCCGAA TGATAAAGACAGGAGAAAGTGGCATGACTGTATTTAGACTTCTTACCAAAGAAAATCGATGGGCCTGGGTTCAAGCAAATGCACGCCTGGTTTACAAAAATGGAAGACCAGATTATATTATTGCCACTCAGAGACCTATTAC AGATGAAGAAGGGTCAGAGCACTTACGGAAGcgaaacatgaagctgcccttcATGTTCGCTACAGGTGAGGCCGTCTTATATGAAATGACATTTCCTCAGCTTGGATTAATGGATTCTTCTCAAGCAAAGGCTAAAAGCGGCTTTGGAAAAGGAGCAGCCTCCAAGGCTGCGCAACCCAAAGACTCTGTTGATCCCAGCTCGCTTTTGGGAGCAATGATGCAGCAGGATGAATCTGTGTACCGCTGCCCACCTGCTTCCAACAAAATTTCTTTTGAGAAGAACATTTTTACAGATGCCAGGGATGAACTGGGTAATGCCATTGCCAGTGATTGGCAGGATAATATTGTGCCAGTGGGAAATAGCAGCATTCCCAAACAAGAGCAGATTTCGTGTCCACAGAACAATAACTTGATGCTTTCTGAAGACAGTGCGGGGCTCTTTCAGGATAACAAGAACAGTGAATTGTATCACATCATGAAAACACTGGGCATTGACTTCGAAGATCTAAAATATTTTCAGCAGgatgaagaattttttaaaaatgaactttcTGGTGTGGATGATATTAGAGACATAGACATTACTGATGAAATCTTGACCTACGTTCAGGATTCCTTAAATAAGACTGACCTTTTGTATTCAGGGTGCCAGCAGCAACAGCCCATGGTTCAGAACTCTAGCTGCTTAATGCAGCAGCAATTGGAGCAACACCCACCAGTGGCAGAACAAAGGCAGCTGTGTCAGAAGATGAAGCACATGCAGGTCAATGGGATGTTCACAAACTGGAACTCAGTCAGCAGCATGCCTCTTAATGCTTCACAGCAACAGTCTCTCCCGTGTGTCTTTTCTGGCATGCAAGAATTAACTCAGGAGTTCCCTTGCAAGTCTGAAGTCAACACTGCAACGTATGCATGTCGGCAAGAGTTTATTCCTTACAAGCACCCCACGAACGTGTCCCAAGTTTCAGATTTCGCACAGATAGATTTTCCAGTAGGAAGTTTTGACAGAGCAACGTATTCAGGTTCTTCTGGCTTGGAGGATTTTCTCGGTTGTTTGCAGCAAGTCCCTGAAAGTCAAGATTGTGGAATAAATTCTCAGCCGGTTATAGTAACTCCTCAGACATGCTATGCTGGTGCTGTATCAATGTACCAGTGTGTTTCTGAAATGCAGACTGACTGCACAGAACAAATGCAGTATAATCCCGTGGTGGCTGGACAGCAAACATTGCTAAGCAAG TTCCAGAACAATTTTAATGGAGGAAGCCTGAATGATGCATATCCACCACAATTAGATGTCGTCAGCACCCAGCCTAGCACACACCTCCAGCCTATTCATCACCCAGCAGAATCCAGATCTTTCTCAGATTTGGCATCCAGTGGTTTTATGTAA